The following are encoded together in the Brassica napus cultivar Da-Ae chromosome A9, Da-Ae, whole genome shotgun sequence genome:
- the LOC106379369 gene encoding uncharacterized protein LOC106379369 isoform X2: MKQMRNLEVTRIHASVGEQLIKKYEDRLTESDAVVVHLFKVYDAFGDYRTTTHPYKIGFFQTTFVGKADDFPSEVSEKYLADYNDILGGKLDNSCLVDVIGQIVNFESLENRMIKGKDNMRLLIELRDQNNVKMMCTLWGVI, translated from the exons ATGAAACAGATGAGAAACTTGGAG GTGACAAGAATTCATGCTTCAGTTGGTGAACAGCTCATCAAGAAGTATGAAGACAGGCTAACTGAGAGCGATGCGGTGGTCGTCCATTTATTCAAAGTGTACGATGCTTTTGGTGATTATCGGACAACCACACATCCGTACAAAATTGGCTTTTTTCAGACAACTTTTGTTGGAAAAGCTGATGATTTTCCAAGTGAAGTTTCCGAGAAGTATTTGGCGGATTACAATGATATTCTTGGTGGAAAGCTTGATAACAGCTGTTTGGTTG ATGTTATTGGCCAAATAGTTAACTTTGAGTCTCTGGAAAACAGAATGATAAAAGGAAAAGATAACATGAGGCTCTTGATTGAGTTACGTGACCAGAA TAATGTGAAGATGATGTGTACTCTGTGGGGCGTTATCTAA
- the LOC106379369 gene encoding uncharacterized protein LOC106379369 isoform X1 has protein sequence MAMVLAPKNRVSYVRELKPRRDTCRIEVRILRLWRNYNKKSGNTIEMLFVDIEVTRIHASVGEQLIKKYEDRLTESDAVVVHLFKVYDAFGDYRTTTHPYKIGFFQTTFVGKADDFPSEVSEKYLADYNDILGGKLDNSCLVDVIGQIVNFESLENRMIKGKDNMRLLIELRDQNNVKMMCTLWGVI, from the exons ATGGCAATGGTTCTAGCCCCCAAAAACAGAGTTTCTTATGTTAGAGAATTAAAACCGCGTAGAGATACATGTCGTATTGAAGTTAGGATTCTTCGCTTGTGgagaaattataacaaaaaatccGGAAACACCATCGAAATGCTTTTCGTTGATATAGAA GTGACAAGAATTCATGCTTCAGTTGGTGAACAGCTCATCAAGAAGTATGAAGACAGGCTAACTGAGAGCGATGCGGTGGTCGTCCATTTATTCAAAGTGTACGATGCTTTTGGTGATTATCGGACAACCACACATCCGTACAAAATTGGCTTTTTTCAGACAACTTTTGTTGGAAAAGCTGATGATTTTCCAAGTGAAGTTTCCGAGAAGTATTTGGCGGATTACAATGATATTCTTGGTGGAAAGCTTGATAACAGCTGTTTGGTTG ATGTTATTGGCCAAATAGTTAACTTTGAGTCTCTGGAAAACAGAATGATAAAAGGAAAAGATAACATGAGGCTCTTGATTGAGTTACGTGACCAGAA TAATGTGAAGATGATGTGTACTCTGTGGGGCGTTATCTAA